The Thermodesulfovibrionales bacterium genome includes a region encoding these proteins:
- a CDS encoding cytochrome c biogenesis protein ResB, whose amino-acid sequence MEKGKDKTLVDRVWDTFSSVKLAVVIFAVLSLTSIVGTVIEQNAQPEKNIKLLSKLFGQSAAPTLFKVFDSLGFMDMYHSWWFVAILLAFAANLIICSIDRLPRIMKLVKEPVKPLPEDRFKGFGIKKEVVLKGKPEKTRELVLDTVKRAVGFRLEEVKEEQGYQLFSQKGNYTRLGVYITHFSILVILIGALSGVFWGFKGVLNLPEGMISTVAYTRGGQEKALGFGIRCDEFAVDFYGNSDMPKAYKSWLTIIKDGKEVMKKVITVNDPLKYEGFTFYQSTYGMVPGGGENGIFRFTVKSRDGKTEPVEARFGGSFTIPGTNITGGIEDFSPALGFDEKTGRPFTYAQQMNNPAVLVSFYENGVRKFGGWIFKRYPDTGRLPDGNVIDFLGLWGMQYTGLQVRKDPGVWIVYLGCIAMAVGLFIAFFMSHRRLWLRLVDEKNNTRVIVGASANKNKQAFERRIDRMVSLLRNAQEGGK is encoded by the coding sequence GTGGAAAAAGGTAAAGATAAGACACTTGTCGATAGAGTATGGGACACGTTCTCCTCAGTAAAGCTCGCCGTGGTCATCTTTGCGGTATTGTCCCTCACATCCATTGTGGGGACTGTCATCGAACAGAACGCCCAACCGGAAAAAAACATTAAGTTGCTCTCCAAGCTATTCGGGCAGTCTGCTGCCCCGACTCTCTTCAAGGTCTTTGACAGCCTCGGATTTATGGACATGTATCACTCCTGGTGGTTCGTCGCCATCCTCCTTGCCTTTGCGGCTAATCTGATAATCTGTTCCATTGACAGGTTGCCGAGAATCATGAAACTCGTCAAGGAACCGGTAAAACCTTTGCCGGAGGACCGCTTCAAGGGATTCGGAATTAAGAAGGAGGTTGTTCTGAAGGGGAAGCCGGAAAAGACAAGGGAGCTGGTCCTTGATACGGTGAAGAGAGCGGTCGGCTTTCGTCTCGAGGAAGTCAAAGAGGAGCAGGGTTACCAGTTATTTTCACAAAAAGGGAATTATACGCGCCTCGGTGTCTATATAACCCATTTCAGCATCCTCGTGATTCTCATCGGAGCCCTGAGCGGCGTCTTCTGGGGGTTTAAAGGTGTTCTCAATCTGCCGGAAGGCATGATATCAACGGTAGCATACACGCGGGGAGGCCAGGAGAAAGCCCTCGGGTTCGGCATACGGTGTGATGAGTTTGCAGTGGATTTCTACGGCAACAGCGATATGCCGAAGGCATACAAGAGCTGGCTCACGATCATCAAGGATGGGAAAGAGGTCATGAAGAAGGTCATCACGGTGAACGATCCCTTGAAATATGAAGGATTTACCTTCTATCAATCGACTTACGGAATGGTACCGGGCGGAGGAGAAAACGGCATTTTTCGATTCACGGTTAAATCCAGGGATGGTAAAACAGAGCCTGTTGAAGCGAGGTTCGGAGGATCATTCACCATTCCGGGTACAAACATTACGGGCGGGATAGAGGATTTTTCTCCTGCTCTCGGTTTCGATGAAAAGACCGGCAGACCTTTCACCTATGCCCAGCAGATGAACAATCCTGCGGTCTTAGTCAGCTTCTACGAGAACGGCGTCAGGAAGTTCGGCGGATGGATTTTCAAGAGATATCCTGACACCGGGAGATTGCCCGATGGTAATGTTATCGATTTTCTCGGGCTCTGGGGTATGCAGTATACGGGTCTTCAGGTGAGGAAAGACCCTGGAGTCTGGATCGTTTACCTCGGCTGTATCGCCATGGCCGTCGGCCTTTTCATAGCCTTTTTCATGAGTCACCGGAGGTTATGGCTGAGACTCGTAGATGAGAAGAACAACACCCGTGTTATTGTCGGGGCGAGTGCAAACAAGAATAAACAGGCATTTGAGCGAAGGATCGACAGGATGGTAAGCCTTTTACGTAACGCACAGGAAGGAGGGAAATAG